The Salvelinus namaycush isolate Seneca chromosome 11, SaNama_1.0, whole genome shotgun sequence DNA window GTTCTCTACCTAACACACCTACCTCTCTTCACAGGATGTTGATCTTGTCCACTGTAGGATTGGGAAGATTGAGGGATTGGAGGTGTTGAGGAAGGCTAAGGTCAGTAGGTTGACTACTGTCAGGCCTTCACCCATACAGTATTAtttttaaaaacatcataatgctATTTATAGAAAACATAGATGACAATCACTCTGGAGTAAAGGAGACTGTCTGCACAAACAGAATGACTAGATTAACTAATGCTAAATGTTTGTGTGTCTCCAGACGCTCTCTCTAAGGCAGAACCTGATCAAAAACATTGAGAACCTGGAGACGTTAGTGACTCTGAAGGAGCTGGATCTCTACGACAACCAAATCCGCAAACTTGAGAACCTGCAGACCCTCACAGAACTGGAGTGAGTCTGacccatacagtaccagtcaaaagtgtagacacacctactcattccagggtttttctttatttttactattttctacattgcagaataatactGAAGAAATCAAAatggccaccctttgccttgacagctttgcaccctcttggcattctctcaatcagcttaatgaggtagtcacctggaatgtatttcaattaacaggtgtgccttattaaaagttaatttgtggaatttctttccttaatgcgtttgagccaatcggttgtgttgtgacatgataggggtggtatacagaagatagctctatttggtaaaataccaagtctatattatgccaagaacagctcaaataagcaaagagaaacgacagtccatcattactttaagacatgaaggtcattcaATCCTGaagatttcaagaactttgaaagtttcttcagttgcagtcgcaaaaaccatcaagcgctatgatgaaggaccgccacaggaaaggaagacccagagttacctctgctgcagataagttcctcagaaattgcagcccaaataaatgcttcagagttcaagtaacagacatctcaacatcaactggtcAGAGGGGACTGCGTGAATCTGTCCTTCATAgtccaattgctgcaaagaaaccactactaaaggacaccaagaagaagagacttgcttgggccaagaaacatgagcaatggacgttagaccagtggaaatctgtcctttggtctgagtccaaatttgagatttttggttccaacccccgTGTGAACGAATTATctcgtgtggttcccaccgtgaaacatcgaggaggaggtgtgatggtgtgtggtgcttttgtggtgacactgtctgggatttatttagaattcaaagcacacttaaccagcatggctaccacagcattctgcagcgatacgccatcccatttagtttgcgcttagtgaaacaatgacccaaaatacacctccagggtgtgtaaggactatttgaccaaaaaggagagtgatggaatgctgcatcagatgatctggcctccacaatcacctgacctcaacccaattgagatggtttgggatgagttggactgcagagtgaaggaaaatcagccaacaagtgctcagcatatgtgggaactccttcaagacagttggaaaagcattcctcacgaagctggttgagagagaatgccaagagtgttttaaagctgtcatcaaggcaaagggtgtctactttgaagaatctcaaatatattctGATTTAACACTtgttaggttactacatgattcagtatgtgttatttcatagttctggtgtcttcactattattctacaatgtaggtttgtccaaatttttgactggtaccgtacaTAAATGCATGCATACACACCAGTGTTTCCCTTCCTATCAGCTGACCTTGCAGTTGCCTCGATGACCAGCTTTTACTAACCATTAAGTGCATTCCTCTTCTCAGTTACACTGACAGAACTGAATGAACTTTGTTACTCCATGTGCTATTTTGCACAAAATGTTTCCTCTGTAAAGTTGAATTAAACCTGAATGTATTTTGACTCTGATCTCCAGCCAGCTGGATGTGTCCTTCAATCTGCTGAGGAAGGTGGAGGGTCTGGAGCGTCTGACGGGGCTGAAGAAGCTATTCCTGCTGCACAACAAGATCAGTCACATCGCCAACTTGGACCATCTCACCGGCCTGGAGATGCTGGAGCTGGGCTCTAACCGCATCCGGGTGAGACAGAGGCCAAGGGGCAGGGGTTACAGGGCATGTGCGACCAATTACCTATGCTTAGAATTTGTATGCAGAGATGAAAACTCATTGCTTTTTGGCGATTATTCACAGTTTTGGGGGAAAAAATACTGTTGGTCTCTTTGTCATATCAAAATCGTTGACTAAGCACAGAAGGCATCTCTGTGTTCTACAAATAGAATATCAAACACAGTGTGATGTCATATCACAATGAGTGCCTCATCCAATAATCATGTGACAGCTGTGATCTTCCCGCCGCATCCCCTACCAGCCAttactcacctgcttctctctgtccgTTCTTTCTGCAAATCTCCATCAGCTTTtaaaatgtacagtgcctttagaacgcattcacaccccttgacttcttccacattttctGTTACAAAGTGGTATTTAATTGTATTTTGTTTTGGTCAATGATCTACACGATTGTAACAATTGTAAAGAAATCATGAAAAATagaacactaatatatcttgatttagATAagtagtcaatacatgttaggaATACATATggcaaaactgtaactaggccactcaggaacattcaatgtggtcttggtaagcaactccagtgtatatttagccttgtattttaggttgtcctgctgaaaggtgaactcatctcccagtgtctgatggaaagcagactgaaccagattttacTCTAGGagtttgcctgtgcttagatctattccgtttattttatcataaactccctagtccttgccaatgacaagcatacccataacataatgcagccaccaccatgcttcaaaatatatattaaaatatatatttttattttatttaactaggcaagtcaattaagaacaaattcttatttacaatgacggcctaccggggaacagtgaacacttgttcaggggcagaacgacagatttttaccttgtcagctcggggattcgatccagcaaacttttggttactggccctacgctctaaccactaggctacctgccaccccaaaacaATTGACAGCGGTGGGATTGAATATGAagtgtggtactcagtgatgtgttgtggatttgccccaaacatagcgctttgtattcaggacataaagttaatttctttgccacattttttgcagttttactttagtgccttattgcaaacaggatgcatgttttggaatgttttaTTCTGCTTCattctttttactctgtcaattaggttagtattgtggagtaagtacaatgttgttgatctgtcCTCCATTATTCTCTTATCAAAGCCATTAAACTCAGCCattctgttttaaagtcaccattggcctcatggtgaaatccctgagcggtttccttcctctcctgcaactgagttaggaaggacacctgtatctttgtagtgactgggtgtattgattcaccacccaaagtgtaatgaataacttcaccatgctgaaCAGGACGTTCAATGTGTGCAAtgttgtgaggcattggaaaacctccctggtctttggttgaaatttactgctcgactgagggaccttacaattatctgtatgtgtggggtacagagatgaggtagtcagtcAAAAATCATGTAAAACACTTATTGCACATAGAGTCCATGCttcttattatgtgacttgtctGCTTTTTTTGTAAAAGCTTAACATTTAAATATCCCTTTTGAGCAtgtaagttattaattacacttcggatggcatccttcctaactcagttgccgtaacggaaggaaaccgctcagggatttcaccatgaggccaatggtgacttttaaaaCAGAATGgctgagtttaatggctgtgataggacaaAATTGATGATggttcaacaacattgtagttactccacaatactaatctaaatgagtaaaaagaaaagaaaaatattctaaaacatgcatcctttttacaataaggcactaaactgcaagaaatgtggcaaagaaaataacttcatgtcctgaatacaaagcgttatgtttggggcaaatccctTAGCACCAGTCTTTATATTTTCCATCGTGGTGGctgaatcatgttatgggtatgcatgtcatcggcaaggactggaGAGTGTTTTATGATAAAAAGCaatagaatagagctaagcacaggcaaaatcctagaggaaaaccttggttcggtctgctttccaacagacactgggcgATTAATTCAACTTTTCAGTaggacaatagcctaaaacacatggccaaatTTACACTGTGGCCTGGTTTTATTCGGTACACCACCTCGTTCACGAAAATTGATTGCTCCTATAGTCACGTGGCCATGGCTTGCAATCGAACGTTAGAATTGGCAAAACAAATGACCTAAACGACTTTGAATGTGGTATGATCATCGGTGCCAGGCCCGCAGGATCCAGTATCTCAAACGGCCGCACTTCTGGGCTTTTCATGCACGACAATGTCGAGGGTTTGCCGAGAATAGTGCAACacaaacatccagtcagcggcggTCCTGTGGGCAAACACAGCTCAACAGTGGTGTGTAGAACGGCATCTCGGCTTGCACAACTTGTTGaaccttgtcacggatgggctgttacgaccacaccgggttcaaCTCCTGTCAGCTAAAAACAGGAAGAAggggctccagtgggcacgcgatgaccaacactggacaatttgagtggaaaaacatctcctggtccgacgaatcccggtTTGTTTTGCGACATGCAGATGCGAGAGTCAAGATTtggtgtaagcagcatgagtccatggacccatcctgcctgttgtcaacggtacaggctcgTGGCTGTGGTGAATTGGTGtgtggaatgttttcctggcacaagttaagtcccttgataccaattgagcaacgatTTGAACGCTGTGTCCCAACGTATTCCGGGCTGATCTGGCTGCAAAGGGTCCGACACGGTACTaaatgggtgtacctaataaattgGAGTTGCTTCCCAAaccaacattgaatgttcctgagtggcctaattaAAATGTTGACTTAAACCGGcctaaatctatggcaagacttcaaCAACCAACGTGACAGACCTTAAAGAATtgtaaaataataatgtgcaaatattgtacaatccaggtgtgcaaagctttaagacttacccagaaagactcacagctgtaatcgctgcccaaGGTGATTCTGTATTGActcggggttgaatacttatccaATCAAGATATTCGTATTTTTCATTCcactttttaattattttttaaaataaatcttTCACTTTGACAGGGTATTTTGTAGATAATTTAATCGCACTTTGTTAAattacaatgtggaaaaagtctctaggggtgtcacttgttaaatccacctcagagtagacgaaggggaggagatgggttaaagaaggatttttaagcctgaaTGGGCAAGACCACAAGAGTTGGGTgccttttgaatggggtatggtagtaggtgccctGCGCACCAGTTTGTGTGAAGATCTGCaatgctgttgggtttttcacgctcaacagtttgtcgtgtgtatcaagaatggtccaggtggtgtgcagctcaatattaggaaggtgttcttaatgtttttttaCACTTATGCTCTGCTTACTCCAAATCTACACGTCTCTCAATTGGCAGCCACTTGGAACAGAAAGAGTCATTGTTGCCGCAAAGACTTGATTGATCTAACGCGTGTGTGTGGCTTTTTGTGTGTTTCCAGGTAATTGAGAATTTGGACTCGCTGTCCTCTTTGACGAGTCTGTTTCTGGGCACCAACAAGATCACGCAGTTTCAGCATCTGGAGGGTCTACACAATCTGACAGTCCTTAGCATCCAGGTACACAAAAACACAGTGGCTTAATAGTGTCTGCGACTTCCTCAGTCTTCAGTTTTGTGTTCAGTGGGACAACGAGTCATAGACTGCAGCATTCCTAACACGCAAATGCTTGTGTTTAGTGACCCTACTCAGTAGCAAGTACATCTACTCATGAAGACGGTACAATATTGAAGACAAGTGGATGTTGTGTTGTCGTCTTTCCTCCAGAGTAACCGCATCACCAAGATGGAGGGTCTGCAGGGTCTGGTCAACCTGAAGGAGCTCTACCTGAGTCACAATGGCATCGAGGTCATCGAGGGCCTGGAGAACAACGTGAGTCAATGGCAACCTGCACAACTGTAGGGCCATGCACGTTGCCATggcgaccaataaaattagagCAGGAATGCAATATTTATGGATCCCTAATGAAGTAATGGTGGGAGTCTGCTAGATGACTTGATGTAAATGTTTAGCGGCTTCCCTGCAGGTAGATTATACAATGTATGCTTGGTTTTTTTAATCTAAAAATAATCATGTGCGATTTACATGGGGTGGGGGggtgtctaaggcactgcatctcagtgctagaggcttcattaaagacaccctggtttgaatccaggctgtatcgcaaACAGCCGtgattgtgcgccgccctatgggactcccaattggcccagcgtcgtctgtgtTTGGCCGTTgtaggcgtcattgtaaataagaatttgttccttactgacttgcctagttaaagaaaaaTTAATTTAcatgttgaagtcggaagtttacatacacttaggttggagtcattaaaactcgttttaaccactccacacgttttttgttaacaaactagttttggcaagtcggttaggacatctactttgtgcatgacacaagtcatttttccaacaattgtctacagacagattatttcacttataattcactgtataaaattccagtgggtcagaagtttatatacactaagtcgACTGTACCTTtttacagcttggaaaattccagaaaatgatgtcatggctttagaagcttctgatcatttgagtcaattatttgacataatttgagtcaattagaggtgtacctgtggatgtatttcaagacctaccttcaaactcagtgcctctttacttgacatcatgtgaaaatcaaaagaaatcagccaatacctcagaaaaagaattgtagacctccacaagtctggttcatccttgggagcaatttccaaatgcctgaaggtaccacgttcatctgtacaaacaatagtacgcaagtataaacaccatgggaccacgcagccgtcataccgctcaggaaggagatgcgttctgtctcctagatatgaacgtactttggtgcaaatcaatctcagaacaacagcaaaggaccttgtgaagatgctggaggaaacgggtacaaaggtatctatatccacagtaaaacgagtccaatatcgtcATAActtgaaatgccgctcagcaaggaagaaaagCCAGTGCTCCAAAACCACAATTttaaaaagccagattacggtttgcaactgcacatgggaacaaatatagtagttttggagaaatgtcctctggtctgatgaaagaaaaatagaactgtttggccataatgaccattgttatgtttggaggaaaaagggggaggcttacaagccgaaaaacaccatcccaaccgtgaagcacgggggtggcagcatcatgttgtgggggtgctttgctgcaggagggactggtgtacttaaaaaaataaatggcatcatgaggcaggaaaattatgtggatatattgaagcaacatctcaagacatcagtcaggaagttaaagcttggtcgcaaatgggtcttccaaatggacagtgaccccaagcatacttccaaagttgtggcaaaattaaggacaacaaagtcaaggtattggagtggccatcacaaagccctgacctcaatcccatagaaaatttgtgggcagaactgaaaaagcgtgtgcgagcatggaggcctacaaacctgactcggttacaccagctctgtcaggaggaatgggccaaaattcacccaacttattgttggaagcttgtggaaggataccctgaacgtttgacccaagttaaacaatttaaaggcaatgctaccaaatactaattgagtgtatgtcaacttctgacccactgggaatgtgatgaaagaaataaaagctgaaataaatcattctctctactattattctgacatttcacattcttaaaataaagtggtgatcctaactgacctaagtaagacagggagtttttactaggattaaatgtcagtaattgtgaaaaacggagtttacatacaccttagccaaatacattaacttccgacttcaactgtagttattGTAAAATTATGACTTAACATGTCTGCACACTAGTTTAATAGCAAGTACTTGAAAAAATGTAAAGTGGTGACTCAATTTATGCTGTTTGTTCATATACAGAAAAAGCTGACAACTCTGGACATCGCAGCCAACCGGGTGAAGAAAATTGAAAACATCAGCCATTTAACAGACCTACAGGAATTCTGGgtaagagggaaggagagattgAAAGGAGGGATGTAGCATGGATGAGTCATTTTTTTAAAGTAGATCACTGTCAGTTCGAGAAATACATATGTCCAAGGCTGCAGACTGGGAagttatgtcatatattaaatctctcccccccccccccccagatgaaTGATAATCAGATAGAGAACTGGTCAGATCTGGATGAGCTGAAGAGCTCCAAAGCCCTGGAGACGGTGTACCTGGAGAGGAACCCCTTACAG harbors:
- the ppp1r7 gene encoding protein phosphatase 1 regulatory subunit 7; this translates as MATLSVGEPQEMEVDRKGESEESGDDDTRRKSINGEVDLNQPPATVKEESPVDMDTITLDPEEEDVDLVHCRIGKIEGLEVLRKAKTLSLRQNLIKNIENLETLVTLKELDLYDNQIRKLENLQTLTELDQLDVSFNLLRKVEGLERLTGLKKLFLLHNKISHIANLDHLTGLEMLELGSNRIRVIENLDSLSSLTSLFLGTNKITQFQHLEGLHNLTVLSIQSNRITKMEGLQGLVNLKELYLSHNGIEVIEGLENNKKLTTLDIAANRVKKIENISHLTDLQEFWMNDNQIENWSDLDELKSSKALETVYLERNPLQKDPQYRRKIMLALPTVRQIDATFIRF